The Porphyrobacter sp. HT-58-2 genome has a window encoding:
- a CDS encoding alpha/beta hydrolase translates to MLTDTAIELRSASPSLLMRAIKWVVSRQTPVFPLDEAGFHATMAGRKLPLDAPMPEGFRKRFAVEERELLGHKVVTLHPKSGPQTGERAWHMLYFHGGGFVKPMFKVHWPLVAEMVKVCGISVTVPLYPVVPEASYAAQDALADAAWADLAARHDPARIILNGDSAGGHMALALALRLAAAGGPTPGKLALFAPWLDLGLADPAIAAVEPHDVMLKIGTLRACGGLVAAGRAMDDPAVSPLYTPMEYLALLPPTRIWTGRHDLFIIDSRSFLGRLRAAGVDAKLYEYEAAPHVFMAILPTREAKDALRLLGDFIAS, encoded by the coding sequence ATGCTGACCGACACCGCAATCGAACTGCGCTCTGCATCGCCGAGCCTGCTGATGCGGGCAATCAAATGGGTGGTGAGCCGGCAGACTCCGGTCTTCCCGCTCGACGAGGCGGGCTTTCATGCGACCATGGCGGGCCGCAAGCTGCCGCTCGACGCGCCGATGCCCGAGGGGTTTCGCAAGCGCTTTGCCGTCGAGGAGCGCGAGCTGCTGGGGCACAAGGTGGTGACGCTGCATCCGAAATCAGGGCCCCAAACTGGTGAGCGCGCGTGGCACATGCTCTATTTCCACGGCGGCGGGTTCGTGAAGCCGATGTTCAAGGTCCACTGGCCGCTGGTGGCGGAGATGGTGAAGGTGTGCGGCATCAGCGTCACCGTGCCGCTTTACCCGGTGGTGCCGGAAGCAAGCTATGCCGCGCAGGATGCGCTGGCCGATGCGGCGTGGGCGGATCTGGCGGCGCGGCACGATCCGGCGCGGATCATCCTCAATGGCGATTCTGCGGGGGGGCATATGGCGCTGGCGCTGGCCTTGCGGCTGGCAGCGGCAGGCGGGCCGACACCCGGCAAGCTGGCGCTGTTCGCGCCCTGGCTCGATCTGGGGCTGGCGGACCCGGCGATTGCTGCAGTCGAGCCGCATGACGTGATGCTCAAGATCGGAACCTTGCGTGCCTGCGGGGGGCTGGTGGCTGCGGGGCGGGCGATGGACGATCCTGCCGTCAGCCCGCTCTACACCCCGATGGAATATCTCGCATTGCTCCCGCCGACCCGCATCTGGACCGGGCGGCATGACCTGTTCATTATCGATTCGCGCAGCTTCCTTGGCCGACTGCGCGCTGCCGGGGTTGATGCGAAGCTCTATGAATACGAAGCCGCGCCGCACGTCTTCATGGCGATCCTCCCCACCCGCGAGGCGAAGGATGCGCTGCGCCTGCTCGGCGATTTCATCGCAAGCTAG